A single window of Dehalococcoidia bacterium DNA harbors:
- a CDS encoding zinc-ribbon domain containing protein, which produces MTTFADKSLTCVECGSEFVFTAGEQEFHAQKGFTNEPRRCPSCRSARRASRDGYSGGSYGSGGGYSSGPREFFTATCASCGQEARVPFQPRGDKPVYCSDCFRNVQGGGGSYGGGGGRRNDRW; this is translated from the coding sequence GTGACCACCTTCGCAGACAAGTCCCTAACCTGTGTCGAGTGCGGCAGCGAGTTCGTCTTTACGGCGGGTGAGCAGGAGTTCCACGCTCAGAAAGGCTTCACGAACGAGCCGCGTCGCTGCCCGTCGTGCCGTTCGGCCCGGCGCGCCAGCCGCGACGGCTATTCGGGCGGCAGCTACGGCTCGGGCGGCGGCTACAGCTCCGGTCCGCGTGAGTTCTTCACGGCGACCTGCGCGAGCTGCGGCCAGGAGGCGCGCGTGCCGTTCCAGCCGCGCGGCGACAAGCCCGTCTACTGCTCCGACTGCTTCCGCAACGTGCAGGGCGGCGGCGGTTCGTACGGTGGCGGCGGCGGCCGGCGCAACGACCGCTGGTAA
- a CDS encoding trypsin-like peptidase domain-containing protein, protein MRGLWWSAVLIGALVGGITGAALMFGLTQAFGGSGGGGHAAGTGRGVLTGADLSARNGLDAAAIYDGVRPSVVVVDTTTVTRRRRDQGEGSGIVLDTNGHILTNNHVVDGATRVQVTLADGKSYTASVLATDPNNDLAVIGITAPSGSLHPAKLGDPAALRVGDPVLTIGNPLGYEATLTEGVISGVDRTFDDGNGDTMQHLLQSDAAINPGNSGGPLINGRGEVVGVNTLLDNTDGTSEFSGIGFAVPIDAAKGVIAQAGQARGQ, encoded by the coding sequence ATGCGGGGGTTGTGGTGGAGCGCGGTCTTAATCGGCGCCCTGGTGGGCGGCATCACCGGGGCGGCGTTGATGTTTGGGCTGACGCAGGCATTCGGCGGCAGCGGCGGCGGTGGGCACGCCGCCGGCACGGGCCGCGGCGTGCTGACGGGTGCGGATCTCAGCGCGCGCAATGGCCTGGACGCCGCGGCCATCTACGACGGCGTGCGGCCCTCGGTCGTCGTGGTCGATACAACGACGGTGACGCGACGCCGGCGCGATCAGGGCGAGGGCAGCGGTATCGTGCTGGATACGAACGGTCATATCCTCACCAACAACCATGTCGTCGATGGCGCCACGCGCGTGCAGGTGACCCTCGCCGACGGCAAGAGCTACACGGCGAGCGTGCTGGCGACCGATCCCAACAACGACCTGGCGGTGATCGGCATCACCGCGCCGTCGGGCTCGCTGCACCCGGCGAAACTGGGCGACCCGGCCGCCCTGCGCGTTGGCGATCCGGTGCTCACGATCGGCAATCCACTCGGCTACGAAGCCACGCTCACCGAAGGGGTGATCAGCGGTGTGGACCGTACCTTCGACGATGGCAACGGCGACACGATGCAGCACCTGCTGCAATCCGATGCGGCGATCAACCCCGGCAACTCGGGCGGGCCGCTGATCAACGGGCGCGGCGAGGTGGTCGGCGTCAACACGCTGCTGGACAATACGGATGGCACGTCGGAGTTCTCCGGCATCGGCTTCGCGGTGCCGATCGACGCGGCGAAGGGCGTCATCGCCCAGGCGGGCCAGGCAAGGGGTCAATGA
- a CDS encoding amidohydrolase family protein produces the protein MPKAIDIHVHAPARPGSSAAIAREQQMAQYFRGEKTPTDPEEFYQYYKDRDLIACILWIDERSQSGNDSGRSNDWMAELQRKHPEQFIGFGSVDPHTGALAVREARRCIEELGLRGFKFHPTTQRFEANDPKFYPLWETIAALGVPALFHTGQTGVGAGTPGQGGYKNRYSRPYPYFDDLAADFPGLTVIMAHPSFPWVDEQLSIANLKTNVYIDLSGWSPKYFSQNLVQYCSTLLQDRTLYGSDFPAITPDRWLRDFEAAPFPDAVRPKILLENAKKLLKLEF, from the coding sequence ATGCCCAAAGCGATCGACATCCATGTTCACGCGCCGGCGCGGCCGGGCAGCAGCGCGGCGATCGCCCGCGAACAGCAGATGGCGCAGTACTTCCGCGGCGAGAAGACGCCGACCGACCCGGAGGAGTTTTACCAGTACTACAAAGACCGCGATCTGATCGCCTGCATCCTCTGGATCGATGAGCGCAGCCAGTCGGGCAACGACAGCGGCCGCTCCAACGACTGGATGGCCGAGTTGCAGCGCAAGCATCCGGAGCAGTTCATCGGCTTCGGCAGCGTAGACCCGCACACCGGCGCCCTGGCCGTGCGCGAGGCGCGGCGCTGCATCGAGGAGCTGGGCCTGCGCGGCTTCAAGTTCCACCCCACGACGCAGCGCTTCGAGGCGAACGATCCGAAGTTCTACCCCCTGTGGGAGACGATCGCGGCCCTCGGCGTGCCGGCGCTGTTTCACACCGGCCAGACGGGCGTCGGCGCCGGCACGCCGGGCCAGGGTGGTTACAAGAACCGCTACTCTCGCCCCTATCCCTACTTCGACGATCTGGCCGCCGATTTCCCCGGCCTGACCGTGATCATGGCCCATCCCTCGTTTCCCTGGGTGGATGAGCAGCTTTCGATCGCGAATCTGAAGACAAACGTCTACATCGATCTCTCCGGCTGGTCGCCCAAGTACTTCAGCCAGAACCTGGTGCAGTACTGCAGCACGCTGCTGCAGGATCGCACGCTCTACGGCAGCGACTTCCCCGCGATCACGCCCGACCGCTGGCTGCGCGATTTCGAGGCCGCGCCCTTCCCCGACGCGGTTCGCCCCAAGATCCTGCTGGAGAACGCGAAGAAGCTGCTCAAGCTGGAATTTTGA
- a CDS encoding DUF4383 domain-containing protein — MIDRERDENVAVTERRVIWAPWSPAQLVALAFGVFFVVIGAVAMARGGLDANTFDSKIVNVLGFDHTALLGVIELVFGLLLLLAGALPGAGRGTMAFLGVAALGFGIVVLATADQLRSTLGVTTANGWLYVITGIVNLVVAMVAPVIFTRQRHVAGYRDDVLHRV; from the coding sequence ATGATCGACCGTGAACGGGACGAGAACGTCGCCGTTACCGAACGGCGCGTCATCTGGGCGCCGTGGAGTCCGGCGCAGCTGGTGGCGCTGGCGTTCGGCGTCTTCTTCGTGGTGATCGGCGCCGTGGCAATGGCGCGCGGCGGGTTGGACGCCAACACCTTCGATTCGAAGATCGTCAACGTGCTTGGCTTCGACCACACGGCGCTGCTCGGCGTGATCGAGCTGGTCTTCGGGCTGCTGCTGTTGCTGGCCGGCGCGCTGCCCGGCGCCGGCCGGGGCACGATGGCGTTCCTCGGCGTTGCGGCGCTCGGCTTCGGCATTGTGGTGCTGGCCACGGCCGATCAGTTGCGCAGCACGCTCGGCGTCACCACGGCGAACGGCTGGCTATACGTGATCACCGGCATCGTCAACCTGGTGGTGGCCATGGTGGCGCCCGTGATCTTCACGCGCCAGCGCCACGTCGCCGGCTACCGCGACGACGTGCTGCACCGCGTCTAG
- a CDS encoding Gfo/Idh/MocA family oxidoreductase gives MATRELRVGVVGAGDNTRKLHIPRLQAIDGVEVLSVANRSRASGERVAEQFKLPTVYDNWRELVAAPDTNAIMIGTWPYLHCPVTLAALAAGKHVLTEARMAMNAAQAQTMLAAAREHPELTCMVVPSPFTFNIDAAIIQRVNEGYLGQIVGLNVHAGGGFADFGGPLQWRHNRDLSGCNTLFMGIWYESVMRWVGEATRVMARASVVVKERIDQETGQRRPVTIPDHVEIIADMACGGIAHFQFSAVTGLMRPTEAWIWGTEGTLRYDQATRTLFGGRRGDKELTPIEVPAEQQGTWRVEEDFVAAVRGEQPVRLTSFEDGVRYMEFSEAVARSAASGQSVSLPLLGG, from the coding sequence ATGGCGACTCGGGAGCTGCGCGTCGGCGTGGTGGGCGCGGGCGACAACACGCGCAAGCTGCACATTCCCAGGCTGCAAGCGATCGACGGCGTCGAGGTCCTGAGCGTGGCGAACCGCAGCCGCGCCTCGGGCGAGCGCGTGGCGGAGCAGTTCAAGCTCCCCACCGTCTATGACAACTGGCGCGAGCTGGTCGCGGCGCCGGACACCAACGCGATCATGATCGGCACCTGGCCGTACCTGCACTGTCCGGTGACACTGGCGGCGCTGGCCGCGGGTAAGCACGTGCTGACCGAGGCGCGCATGGCGATGAACGCGGCGCAGGCGCAGACGATGCTCGCCGCGGCGCGCGAGCACCCTGAGCTGACCTGCATGGTCGTGCCCTCGCCGTTCACGTTCAACATCGACGCCGCGATCATCCAGCGCGTAAACGAGGGCTATCTCGGCCAAATCGTCGGGCTGAACGTGCACGCGGGCGGCGGCTTCGCGGACTTCGGCGGGCCGCTGCAGTGGCGGCACAACCGCGACCTCAGCGGCTGCAACACGCTGTTCATGGGCATCTGGTACGAGTCGGTGATGCGCTGGGTGGGCGAGGCGACGCGGGTGATGGCCCGCGCCAGCGTGGTGGTGAAGGAGCGCATCGACCAGGAGACCGGCCAGCGCCGCCCCGTCACGATTCCCGACCACGTCGAGATCATCGCGGACATGGCCTGCGGCGGCATCGCCCACTTCCAGTTCAGCGCCGTCACCGGCCTGATGCGGCCGACCGAGGCCTGGATCTGGGGCACGGAGGGCACGCTGCGCTACGATCAGGCGACGCGCACGCTGTTCGGCGGCCGGCGCGGCGACAAGGAGCTGACGCCGATCGAAGTGCCGGCGGAGCAGCAGGGCACCTGGCGCGTGGAGGAAGACTTCGTTGCCGCGGTGCGCGGCGAGCAGCCGGTGCGGCTCACCAGCTTCGAGGACGGCGTGCGCTATATGGAATTCAGCGAGGCGGTGGCCCGCAGCGCCGCCAGCGGCCAGTCGGTCTCCCTGCCGCTGCTGGGCGGATAG